NNNNNNNNNNNNNNNNNNNNNNNNNNNNNNNNNNNNNNNNNNNNNNNNNNNNNNNNNNNNNNNNNNNNNNNNNNNNNNNNNNNNNNNNNNNNNNNNNNNNNNNNNNNNNNNNNNNNNNNNNNNNNNNNNNNNNNNNNNNNNNNNNNNNNNNNNNNNNNNNNNNNNNNNNNNNNNNNNNNNNNNNNNNNNNNNNNNNNNNNNNNNNNNNNNNNNNNNNNNNNNNNNNNNNNNNNNNNNNNNNNNNNNNNNNNNNNNNNNNNNNNNNNNNNNNNNNNNNNNNNNNNNNNNNNNNNNNNNNNNNNNNNNNNNNNNNNNNNNNNNNNNNNNNNNNNNNNNNNNNNNNNNNNNNNNNNNNNNNNNNNNNNNNNNNNNNNNNNNNNNNNNNNNNNNNNGGCTGTGGCCGGGAGGGCCCGAACGTCCCCGTGCTTCTGTCGGGGAGGCCCCTGGGGCGCGAGGTGTTTccctcccggccccgcagcccctcgcTGGGGCCGCAGCCCCTCCCGCGGCCGCGCACTGCCGGAAAACGAAGTTTGCTCCGTCCCTTCGCCCCGCTCCCGCTGCCCCCGCGGGCGGCCCGGAGCCGCTCTGCTGCACGGCTGTGCGCGCATCCTACATATATGTGCCTGCGTGTGTGCGCGCGTACGGCTGCGCGCGTAcggcacacacacacaccgaTAAACGTCCTCCTCACCCCCCACATCGGGTCAAGAGGGCAAGAAACCCACTGAATTTCTGTAAACTTCGATATCCTCGCAGTGCAAATGGCTACGCCTCAATACTGCCTGGGACAAGGGGTCCTTCCTCTCCCCGCTCGCATCCCTACGGGCGGATGCCCACAGCCGCGTGTCCGCCCGCACCGccgcgcccggcccggcccggcccggcgcggTATTCACTCCGCAAGGCCCGGCCGCAGCCCGCACACGCCGCCCGGCCGGAACTCTCTGTCTGCTTGGATTCGCGTTCGCTTTCTGCTcgctttttttttgttttgttttgttaattttttttcccctatttttctttctttcttttttttttttttttgtgggttttttttttttttttcttttttttttttttttttttttttttttttgctttttttttttttgaaagagaggagaaaattaaaaagaaagaaaaaaaaaaacaaaaaaccccaacactGAAAGGAGGACGCCGGAAAGGCGGGGGAAAGAGGAcgggggggtggggtgggcgCCCAGGTCACTGCACGGGGGTCTGCACCCCGTGGTGCGGCGGCGTGTCCCTGCTGGGCCCGTACACGTCCTCGGCGCCCGGCAGCGTCCCCCCGGGCGGCGTCATGCGCTTCTCCTTCTGTCTCCTGTTACAAAACCACACTCTCAccacctccttctccagctgaagGCTGTCCGCCAGCGAGGTGATCTCCTGCGCCGAGGGCTTGGGGCACTTGAGGAAGTGGCTCTCCAGCGCGCCCTTGACGCTCACCTCGATGGAGGTGCGCTTTTTCCGCTTGCGGCCCTGCGCCGCGATCTTGTCTATGCTGGTGGGGCTGCCCGAGGAGGAGTCCGCCTCCTCCAACCACTTGTTCAACAAAGGCTTCAGCTTGCACATGTTCTtgaagctgagctgcagggccTCGAAGCGGCAGATGGTGGTCTGCGAGAAGACGTTGCCGTACAGCGTGCCCAGCGCCAGCCCCACGTCCGCTTGGGTAAATCCCAGCTTTATCCGCCGCTGCTTGAACTGCTTGGCGAACTGCTCCAGGTCGTCCGAGGTCGGCGTGTCCTCGTCCGAGTGCGCCTCGTGGNNNNNNNNNNNNNNNNNNNNNNNNNNNNNNNNNNNNNNNNNNNNNNNNNNNNNNNNNNNNNNNNNNNNNNNNNNNNNNNNNNNNNNNNNNNNNNNNNNNNNNNNNNNNNNNNNNNNNNNNNNNNNNNNNNNNNNNNNNNNNNNNNNNNNNNNNNNNNNNNNNNNNNNNNNNNNNNNNNNNNNNNNNNNNNNNNNNNNNNNNNNNNNNNNNNNNNNNNNNNNNNNNNNNNNNNNNNNNNNNNNNNNNNNNNNNNNNNNNNNNNNNNNNNNNNNNNNNNNNNNNNNNNNNNNNNNNNNNNNNNNNNNNNNNNNNNNNNNNNNNNNNNNNNNNNNNNNNNNNNNNNNNNNNNNNNNNNNNNNNNNNNNNNNNNNNNNNNNNNNNNNNNNNNNNNNNNNNNNNNNNNNNNNNNNNNNNNNNNNNNNNNNNNNNNNNNNNNNNNNNNNNNNNNNNNNNNNNNNNNNNNNNNNNNNNNNNNNNNNNNNNNNNNNNNNNNNNNNNNNNNNNNNNNNNNNNNNNNNNNNNNNNNNNNNNNNNNNNNNNNNNNNNNNNNNNNNNNNNNNNNNNNNNNNNNNNNNNNNNNNNNNNNNNNNNNNNNNNNNNNNNNNNNNNNNNNNNNNNNNNNNNNNNNNNNNNNNNNNNNNNNNNNNNNNNNNNNNNNNNNNNNNNNNNNNNNNNNNNNNNNNNNNNNNNNNNNNNNNNNNNNNNNNNNNNNNNNNNNNNNNNNNNNNNNNNNNNNNNNNNNNNNNNNNNNNNNNNNNNNNNNNNNNNNNNNNNNNNNNNNNNNNNNNNNNNNNNNNNNNNNNNNNNNNNNNNNNNNNNNNNNNNNNNNNNNNNNNNNNNNNNNNNNNNNNNNNNNNNNNNNNNNNNNNNNNNNNNNNNNNNNNNNNNNNNNNNNNNNNNNNNNNNNNNNNNNNNNNNNNNNNNNNNNNNNNNNNNNNNNNNNNNNNNNNNNNNNNNNNNNNNNNNNNNNNNNNNNNNNNNNNNNNNNNNNNNNNNNNNNNNNNNNNNNNNNNNNNNNNNNNNNNNNNNNNNNNNNNNNNNNNNNNNNNNNNNNNNNNNNNNNNNNNNNNNNNNNNNNNNNNNNNNNNNNNNNNNNNNNNNNNNNNNNNNNNNNNNNNNNNNNNNNNNNNNNNNNNNNNNNNNNNNNNNNNNNNNNNNNNNNNNNNNNNNNNNNNNNNNNNNNNNNNNNNNNNNNNNNNNNNNNNNNNNNNNNNNNNNNNNNNNNNNNNNNNNNNNNNNNNNNNNNNNNNNNNNNNNNNNNNNNNNNNNNNNNNNNNNNNNNNNNNNNNNNNNNNNNNNNNNNNNNNNNNNNNNNNNNNNNNNNNNNNNNNNNNNNNNNNNNNNNNNNNNNNNNNNNNNNNNNNNGCGCAGCCCCCTCGGCGGCCCCGCTCCTCGCCCCCCACCACCGCCGCCCCGTCGGGCCCTCCGCTCCATCTGTCCGCCCGCACCGCGGCAGCGGGGGGCTGAGGCGGACACTGCGGCGCTCTGATTCGGCTCTGCCCCGCTCCCTGCTCACGGCGGCTGCTCCGGCACCGCTCTGCGGCACGGACGTGAGGAATGGTTTCTAACGGCCCCGCAGGCTCTGAACTCGTCATTCCCTTCCACGGGGTCCGGAcccggcccggccgcccccGGCCCGGAGCGCCCCGTGGGGCTCGGATGCTTCCCGGGCCCCCGCGCGGTGCGTGGGGCGTGAGCCGGGTCCGGGTTCTGTGCGGGGACAGAACCGGGCCGGGGCCGCACGAGCCCCAGCGCAGCCCCGGCGCTCTCCTGGGAACCTCTCCGAGCCCCGGGTTTGTGTGTGGGGACTGGGAGCTCAGGCCGCCTCTCCTCTGGTGGGTGCTCAGCTGAGGGACCCGCAGCGGAAGGGCGGGCATGGGTAACTTGGGCCGCCCTTCCCAAGGCAGAAGGGCGCAGAGCGGTAACACTGAGGCAAAGTTGCGCAAAGTTTGCGCTCACGGCCACCGCTCCCCGCGCCTCCTCTCCTCTCACGGCTGCTCCGTCCCTCTCGTTCGTCGCCGTGTGAGCGCAGCGCTGGGGACTGAATGGTTTGTGCTCACGGATGCGGCTCTTTTCCCTTCACCCGCGGCCCCGAATCCCCATCGCTGGGGACGGTGCGCTCCGCCCGTGAGCGCGGTGCGTGCAGAGCCACTGCGGCCCCGACAGCCGCGGGACCGCTCTGAGCCGTGTAGCAAAGGAACGGTGCGAAGTGCTGAGCGGTGAGTGTGAGGCCTCGGgggggaagaagcagaagaaagaggaaagaaaagggaaaaaaaaaaaaaaaaagacaaattccaTCAGTGTACGCGATACGTTCTGGTCGGAGCGCCCGCGGCTTTGTGCGCTGAGCCCCGGGGCCGCAGCCCGGTGCGGTCGGTGCGGGGCTGCGCTGAGCCCCCGGAGCTCACGGGCAGCGCAGGACCCCCCCAGGCCGCCTGCGCCCCGCGGCCCCGGGCCGAGTGGGGGGGCTGCGAAGTTTCTTTGgtcctggaggaggaggagaggagcgCGGCGGGCAGAGGGCGGCCCATTGTCCGCACCGGGGGCATTTTTGTCGTCCCGGCGGTGGTTGCTATAGTGAGGAGGGAcggggagagagaggagggaaaggaaaaaaaaaaaaaaaaaaaaaaaagcaaaaagcgGCAGCCCCAAAGCGAACAGAGGAGCGCGGTCCGCTCGCTCCGCGCTCCCCGCAGCGCCGCCCGCGCCCAACCAAAATAAGAGCGCGGCGCGGGGTGCGGCGGCCCCGGAGCGCTGCGGGGAGCCTCCAGctccggcccggccccggcccggccccgcggcctCTCCCTCGGGCACAGCTGCGCTGCGGGGCGGCCGTGGCACCGCTCCTGGATCGCtgctccctctttttttttttttttctttcccttttcgGTGCCCAAATAATTGAcaaaaggaggggggggggtggggaggacGGGATGGACGACCTCCCCCGATGCAAATGAACAGCCCTTAAATTTTACAAGAGACTCTTATTTTGCAGCGGCGCTTTTTATTGCTTCGCTATTGAACTTTGCAAACAGTGCGGCGGGGGCAGGCGGCGATGGAGGGGCGCGGAGGCGCGGGGCTGAGCGGGGTGAGCGGCGCGGGGCGCGTTGGTCTCTCGGTGAATTGGGAACGGTGCAGCTCCGGAGATGGGCGCAGCCGTGGCAGTGAGCGCTCGGGGCGGGGAAGGGGGCGGCGGAGGGGGGGGCACTGCGCTGTGCTGctttggttttgggttttttttttgttttgtttttccaggagAAGTTGAATTGCAGCTGAAGGAGAGAGGTCAGTATCTTTTCCAGTCAGTCTCTGTCCGTCTGACGCTGTCCCCATCTATTCCCCGCGACGGGGAAAGCTCCAACTTCGCTCCTCCGCGCAGTGCGCGCATCTCCGCTCCCGGCgcagtggggctgtggctgtTCGGTCCCTTATATGAGACAGGGAAATAACAGCGCTCCTTCCAATCACGGGGCGGAATTGATCTCCTCCCGTTCAGttgttacatatatatatattttttccttgggTCTCATTTTGGAACCGCAGTTGacaacttttatttaaaaccacTTTACCAGGCACCACTTAATgcattattcacatttttaaaaaatgcttgaGAGAAATCACCTTAATGAAGAGAACATTTGTGGTAATTTGGTGATAATTATCAGAATCGCCAAACATTCGCAAAGGCTGTAGCGTTACGTGTCGGAAGAAAAGCAAAGCGCATTATTTTAATGGTCTGATATGCAAACTATGGACCGTCCAATTACACCCTTAATAGCGCAAACGCGATGCGGTGCCGCTGTTGGGACGGGAGGGCCGAGGCGGTGCGCTCCGAGGACCGCGTGTGCGCCTCCAACCAGCGAGAGCGTTCCCGTGGAGCAGGGCCCTGCCAAACCGCAtttaagagaataaaaattaatgactgCGAATTTGAGCGTTAAATTAACATTAATTATATGACCTGCCTGCTGGAAAGATTAAATTTCTTACGCCCTAATTAGATAACGTCTCCTCATACATcaaacaatttccttttccagattTCGGTATTAAAATGCAGAACGGGGCGAACGGGGCCGCTCCGTGGCCGGCGCGGGGAGAGCGCTCCCGACCGCCCCCGGGTCGCGGCCCTCAGTGGGAGGAGATGCGGTCTCGGGACCCTCACGCCCCGCTCGCGGCTCCGGGCCCGCGGGCAGCCCGAGCCGCGCAGGGAGCCCCGACggcggccggggccgggccTGGGGGCGGACGCGGGGGTGAGCGGCGGGGCCGTGCCGGCGGCGGGCCGGGAGGCTCGGTTACAGGGCGTCGGGTTGCAGGGTGCTGAGCTGGTGTGGCGGCGGCTTCTGCACTGGGcaagaaagggggaaaaaaaaacaatgaaaaaagggaaaaataggaaaaaaaaaaggcaagaaagggggaaaaaaaaacaatgaaaaaagggaaaaataggaaaaaaaaaaaggaagggggggggggaaggaaagaggaaaaagaaaaaaaagaggaagaaaaaaaaatcgacgaaaagaaaaaaaggaaaaaagaaaataaaaacggataaaagaaaaaagaaaataaagaaaaatcggaaaaacataaaagaaacaaaaagaaaaaagaaacaaaaagaaaaggaagaaaggactaaaagaaaagaaaagaaaaaaaaaaggaaaaagggaagaaaaagaggcgGGGAAGCTGCTCCCCCCCACACTGCTGGTGGGATGTGCGTGGTTGTGCGGGGGGTGCTGTGCCGGGCAGGAGGGGCAGGTTCCCGGCTGCAGGAAGCCCCCTGCCCACCTGGAAGGAGCTGTGAAGAGGAATCGTGGCATCAGAAAGCATTGCCTTGTTCCCACTTCATTTCCTAGTACCAGATAATTGCTTTTTCAACTCAATTGAGACTCGGTTTGTGTTATTGCTGTTACCACTCCACTGCGAGCTTCTGTGTCTGTCTCAGACACCCGCGTCTCCTGTGAATCTCATGCCCGCTCTCTGGACGGGGTTGATAACAAATGATGTTCAGTGCTAAGTTCAGTAATGGCATTCAGAAAGTGCACGGCAAGGAGGTGGCAGTGGTGATAGGAGGGAACTGCCGTGTTCCTGGGCTGTCCCCTGTGCTCCATCAGCTGCGGAGCCCTGTAGGCCGTGCAGCCGGGCCCTTCTCCTTCGCCAGACCGATGATACTGCTCTCAGGTGAGTGAGTCTTTCTGACAAACAGcagaaaggttttattttaaatatgatggCAAATAAAGTCTGGCTGACAGCAGGCAGGGGCGCTGAGGGCAGCGGGGGCGTGTGGCACATGGGGTGTCCGGGGCTGCAGCTACATCTCCAGcagtgcagctccagcagcgcAGCTCCAGCAGCGTGTCCATGCCCTGGTGACAACCACCTCCACCCAGACACAGCCCAACAGCACGTGTAAAGGAAGCTGATCTAGAGGAGCACAACAGCATGTTGTGGCGAGCAGCAGGAGCCCTTATCCTGCAGACTCCCCCCTCTTTGCCACTCCTCCCAGTCTGACAGCAGCTGTTTTGGGAGGTTGTTTGCATCCCTGGTCAAAGTGAGGTCCCCCACCACTTCCAAGGAGAAAAGGGCAGAGAGGATGATGTTGTGAAGCTGTGGTCCTCACCCAAAGCACACCTGCAGGTATCCAGGTGCTCCACTTATCACTCCAGGAGTGCTGTAGCCTATTCTGTGCAATAACCGAGCAAGTGGGCCAATTATTTTGTACTGACACAAGAACACGTAACTGCTTCTTCCCTGAAACTGCAGACATGGAGGTGGTGGGatgtccctttctttttcttcactgttgtGAGATACAGATCAGAGTTTAAGggtaattttaaatatttgcagccCTGCACACGTTCTCCCACTCTTCTTAATCCAATGGTCTTTAATGAGCCAAATCACTCTCCTGTTTGCAGAACAGGATGGACAGAGGCTTTGGCTCAAGCGTGGTACAGGAGAACCCACAGCTGTGGCTGTAGCCGGCTGTTCGGGGATGCCAACTCGAGTAGCCGAGGTTTCTGTGCCTCTCCCACACAGCCTGTGAAAGGCAATCCGTCTTCCTGGGAACAGCTCAAATAATTCATGTACCATCATAATTGTATATTCCTGCTAAAGTGACACCGAACAGTcaattcttcaagaaaaaagatttgCCCATCACCCTAGGGAATTGTGAGCGCTAcgcatctaaaaaaaaaacacccagaaaACCCCACGGTAGTATGTGTGTATGGACAAATGGGTGATGACTCCTGAACCTGGAGCTCTCTGCCTGAAACAAGAGCTCTCTGCAAGGGGCTGGAACCAGCCCGGATGCCCCTCTTTTCCCTACCAGACCCTTGGTGTGATGAGGATCTGGCTGTGCAGACCCCCTCCCCCGTTGTCTGCAGTGCAAGCATATGGCCACTGCTGAGATCGCACCTGCAGTACAGTCGGCAGCAAACACAACGAAAGAGAGCTCACCTGCTTGCGTGTGCTCAGAGAGGTGCTCACCCACCTCTATTTGCTACCGCCCCATGGGCTGCACTTCAGCATAGCTTGGCTCAAGGTGCCTtgtttcagcagctgcacagaggacGGCTTCTTAGTGATTCTGTAGCTCAAAGGTGTGCAAAATAGATGCCTAACTGGGAATAAAATTATCATAAGCACGATTATGCCTGTGCTGAAAGGACAAGGTCAGGAGGAGAATCCAACATGTCAACAGGACTAGTTGGTGATGGATTGTCCTAGACAGAGCTGTCCGATGTTATACATCACAAAAAGTTAAAAGATGATGGAATTTATATGTTGGACTCGTTGTCAGTTCATACCGGAACCTGAGGAGGAGCAGCAAAACCAGGCACCATGTCTTTGGCTGTCTGACATGCGTTGGGATGTGTGGTGAGGATGGCAGTGCACCTTGTCAGTGAGGGATCTCCTGAGCTGGCAGGAACTTCTGCATTTGGCACCAGTGGTCCCAGGAGCCCTGTGTCActctgctctccctgccccGGATCCACAACTGAGTCTCCTCTAGGAAGTGAGGGTCTTTCTGCAGCCTCAAGGTCCTTGCATTGGTCCTTTGTTCCATGGAGACAGCCATTGCTGTCTCATAGCCCCCATGGACTGGTATGTCACAATCAGGCCAGACTGCTCGAAGGtagctcagagctgtgctgcgtACCAGCCCCTGCTTGTTTCTGCATGGCAGCTTCTACACCCctgacagtattttttcttttttcttacagccATTTTTTACACTAAACCAACACATGTATCCACTAAATATTCCAAAAAACCCTGGTCTCAAACCACtgcttttactttattttggtAGAAGTCCTTAttcactgcagctgaaaatgaggaaagtaGAATATGAATGGTTGTTCAATTTCTAGAAAGCTTgttctccccttcccttcccttcccttcccttcccttcccttcccttcccttcccttcccttccctNNNNNNNNNNNNNNNNNNNNNNNNNNNNNNNNNNNNNNNNNNNNNNNNNNNNNNNNNNNNNNNNNNNNNNNNNNNNNNNNNNNNNNNNNNNNNNNNNNNNNNNNNNNNNNNNNNNNNNNNNNNNNNNNNNNNNNNNNNNNNNNNNNNNNNNttcccttcccttcccttcccttcccttcccttcccttcccttcccttcccttccatacAAAACTATTGTGACACCCTACTTAAAAAAACAGTCATTGCCTGTGATAAATAGCAGACTTTGAGGATCTACATTTTGCATGTAGACCCTCCAGAGACCACTCCTTGCCGAGCTGTATGTATCTAGAAATCTGAGGCAGTATACTTTTCCTTCGTATCTGTTTCTGTTTACCTAAAAGATCAGAGCTCCtatttgtgttttcattgtgtttcagtgtttgcaCTGGGGCCGGTGAGTAACCACGTTCTGCTCTTTTGAAAGGCTCGAAGCAGAGCGCCGGTGTGGTTACTTCTGAGttgcagcactggaaaaaagTTGCAGTTTTCTGCAGGTTCGTCTCTGATGAGGGAGGAAGAAACTCCTTCCATTGCCTTTAACTTATTTTGGTGGGATCTTGCAAAATGCCTAATGAAAGGCAATGCTCACTGGATCGGGATAGATAGAATGAGGTTGGATGAGAAGTAAAAGAAGGAATAGTGTGCATATACATTAGAGTGCGTCTCTCCCACACCTGCGATATTTCTTTGTTACTTTGCTGGTGAGATGTCCCTTCTGCTTGGCATTGTGTCATATCAGAACAGTGGGCAGTGGGGCACAGAGATCCATTGAGAAAGCCGTTCACAGCTGAATTAAGTGCTGGCTTCTCTCACAGGACTTCAGCACAACTTTTTGTCTCCTGAATTCTCCTGCTCCTGGATTTATGTAATTAAATGACAACCTCAGCTcttgtgagaaataaaaaatatggtTTCTATACATCACGATTCTAGAGGGACATTTTAAGAAGTGATTTGATGTTCCCCTAAATGTGCAGCGAccaacagagaaataaaatgaaacccACATttattattaggaaaaatcttgAAATTTTAGCCGTGcttgtcatttttaaagctgactTATGATTTAGATGAGACATTAAGAACAGCTTTCTAATGGAAAGTTGGGAAGCACGAGAATAGATTGCCTGGAGTGGCAGTGGGAGGATTTGAAAATTGGTTGGACAAATGTCTGCAGGAACACGGCAGCTGCAGCCCATCCAGCCCCGCGCAGTGGATGCACCAGGACCCCTTTGTGCCCCTGCGGACAGGGTCTGTCACACCTGGGATCACTCCCTGCCCGATGCCACCTTTCCGCTTGACTTCTCTGGGCTTATTTTTTGGGCATaagcagctcctctgggcagccaggAGCGAGGCAGGGGGTCACCTTCTCTGCACACGTTATACATGAATAAACACCTTCCTAGGATTATTTAACCCAAGTCCGCTGTGCGCCTGTTTCCCCGCTGACACACCATTAGCATCTGAAGCATCTATATTTCCCGAATTGCACAGAGATAACTTATCGCTCCAGCTGCTTATCTCAGACCTGCCCCGTGGATCCAGGGGAAAGATTTCCCCTTTAGCGCTAACAACGGGTGCCTGATGCTTACTTTGAAATGTCCCTCCTCCTTTAGAAAAGAAGTGGTGGGATTCTTGCCCTGCACATTTTGCatctctctctccatctctgtGCCCATCCGGCCAGATTTATCACTGTTGGAGCACCAGCCCAGGCCTTGCTGGCAGTGCTAGCTGTTCCATGCAGCGTTTGCCCTTGGAAGTTCGGGATGTGTCAGGAGCATGTTCGCATTGCATGTACCCGAGCTGGTGTGCAGCTGAGACAGTGGGCTGGGAGGGGTCAGCTACGTGCTCAGGAAACTCTTCTGGAAGCTGCTGGAATGTGCAGTAGATGAAGGGGTGTCTGTCTCATTGCCCTTTTGTGCCTCTTTTTTGTCTCAGTGGCTCCTCTGGCTATTAGGTCAGCACTTAGTATGTCCTGCACAGGTTCACATTCTGCAAAAAAAGTTAGCAGGCTAAAGAGCCCATAACAATTAGCGTGACAGTGAGCAGGAGGTGGGAATGGGATGGTTGCACACAGCAGGTGTCTGTCTGCAGTCCCCTGCCACCAAGGGCGATTTGGTGCCAGCAACATCCAAGGGCAGCCAGATAAAGCTTCATTTCATGGGTAGGGATAGGAAAACTCTCTTCAGCTCCTACTTGCTCTCTCCTGCCTTAGCTAATTTTGCTGCAAGTGAGGGCATGGGGAGTGAGGTTACAGTGCAAGGCTGGCCAGGATGTCTGCCCTGGCTGGAATAGTGTTCCCTGCAGCTCTAAGCTAGCAGTATGTAGTCATCTCCAGCTCCCCACTGCTGAGCTGCAATAACACAAGATGATAGGCaacctcaagttgtgccaggggaggttcaggttgtatatcaggaagaatttcttctcacagagagtggtgaagcactggcatgggctgccgAGGGAGGTcgtggagtcactgtccctggaggcgttcaagaagtgggtggatgtggcactgagggacatgtttagtgggcacagtgggggtgggttggtggttggactaggtgatcttagtggtcttttccaactttaatgattctgtgattctgtgaacactAGGTGTCCCACTGCAGGTGCCACCAAGAACTGTCTCTCCACAAGGACCCCAGCTTGCTTGTGTCTGCACATGTGCGATTGGACCATGATGCCCAGCCCTAAAGGGTGACCAGACACAAGCAGTGCTACTGGGACCTGCTGGCTCAGCCATGATCCCTGTGGTTGTGCAAGCCCTCTGGCTTGGCTGGGACTTGCTGGGGACTCCTGTCTTCTTAGCAACACTGCAGCTTTCTTACCGCAGCTTCAGGTAAGAAAACAGACAAGCTTcaacagaggaggaaaagcaaggTAAGAAGCAGAGCATTACTCTTGCTATCCTGAGCACTGGTATTTCTAAATCACATGCTTCGTCATGCCATGAAACCTTATCAGAAGCTGCACATAACTAACCACGGAATCTAGATTCATTGGCTGGAATTTTATTGGAAGAGATACCAGGAGCATGAAAGACACCCTGTTGCTATCACCTATAGATAAATTCCTTGATGTTTTTCATCATGAGATTCTGCTTCCTCTTGCTTATGTAGCTTTGCCATCTGTCTCGATTTGACTGTTTCAGTGCTCGATGTTTTCAGCCAGAGCAAGATCCAGGAGACAAGCGAAAATATAAGCAAACCATCTTTCATATCAAAGCAGAAGCTCCTAAAGTTTGCAAAGTTGCAAAGTTTGCAAGGGAAGTCTTGAAGATACAGTGGGAAAGCTAAACCAGCTCAAAAGGCAAATGCAGGCACCCGCTTTTCCtgttatttgaaaaattctGGTTTTACAGCTAATCTGTGAAGCTTTTTGTACATGGCTTGATTTGTAGTTTCTTAATGATTGGGACTGGCAGCATTGTTTATAGCCCTGCCAGACTTTTAAcaatgaagcatttttttcccccttctagTCTCTGTCTCAAAGCAAACTATCCTGGAAGCACTCAATTTCGTGCCTCAGTCATTTCAGTGAATGAAATTAGGGGAAAATGATCAATCTGAACATCCTCAAAATTGCAGTTATTTCTTTGGGAAGATCTAGCAAAGCACGCTCTCGAACAGAAACTCAGAATTTTGAAGGGCAGGGAGGTGCCTTTAATCAGATTctaatgtttctgaaaatgtttgttaaCAGATAGATACTTCTTTAGTCTTTGCCACACACAGTCCCCACAGACTCCATATGCAATTACTGTGCTTCTGCCTCTCCCTTCAACACGTCATGACCAGATCATGGATGGAGAAGAGACCCCAAGCCAGTGGATTAGGTGGGGATTTCCTTGCAACCTCTCTTGGTGCTTActttatatttctttgtttctgggGAAGGGAACTGCCATTAGGGATCTCTCTCTTGTGGGTTTACATTCCATTTTATGGGACACTGCTGGGATACAGAGAAGGGGAAACTACcagaaaaatgtggaaagatggagaaaggTTTCAGAtgggggaaaagaggagaaaggaaaatgtagtcTAGGGACTGGGTGAGTTTATGAGGACAAGAAGAGCATTGGAGACTGATATACCAGGCTGGAGGGGGATGGAGTGAGGCCAAGGGCTCATGGCTCCCTGCAGGACAGGACACATGGGTGCCCCTTTCAGCAGTGATGTTCCAACCTGCAAGTAATAGCACACCCACCAGCCTTGCCTGTGCTCCCATACACCTCTAGAAGCACTACATGAAGTGTATACCAGCCTACTACTGCCAGTAGGTGCCATTAGTTCAAGCAAATAGTGCCACAGAGCCAACTGTGAGTGAAGGACTTGGTTCTCCCTGcaatacatttcttttaaaataaatgatatacTTCTCCTCCTGAATTTCATCTGTCCGTGAGGTAGGGAGGTT
The sequence above is drawn from the Numida meleagris isolate 19003 breed g44 Domestic line chromosome 3, NumMel1.0, whole genome shotgun sequence genome and encodes:
- the POU3F2 gene encoding POU domain, class 3, transcription factor 2 codes for the protein MPALPLRVPQLSTHQRRGGLSSQSPHTNPGLGEVPRRAPGLRWGSCGPGPVLSPHRTRTRLTPHAPRGGPGSIRAPRGAPGRGRPGRVRTPWKGMTSSEPAGPLETIPHVRAAERCRSSRREQGAGQSRIRAPQCPPQPPAAAVRADRWSGGPDGAAVHEAHSDEDTPTSDDLEQFAKQFKQRRIKLGFTQADVGLALGTLYGNVFSQTTICRFEALQLSFKNMCKLKPLLNKWLEEADSSSGSPTSIDKIAAQGRKRKKRTSIEVSVKGALESHFLKCPKPSAQEITSLADSLQLEKEVVRVWFCNRRQKEKRMTPPGGTLPGAEDVYGPSRDTPPHHGVQTPVQ